GTGGGGATCATAATCATGGGAGTTATTGTGTGTATCCTGCTGAATAAACATAAATAACCGGTGTGACGGGATACAGAAGCATTCACTTTCACAGTGGGTGCTTTTTTGTTTTTCTCATGCATATTTTCCTGAGCTGCTGCATTTCAAATTGCAATCCAAACTCCCGTGTGCTAAACTAGAAAAGCATCAACGCAAATCAATCTAAAGAAGGAACCCTTATGATAAAAAAATGGAACATTACTTACCCGGCCCACACCGGAGAGGAACAGCGCGGCGTATATCTGTATCTGCCGGAGTCCTACGATTTTGACTCTGGACGCCGTTATCCGGTCCTCTATATGTTTGACGGTCATAACGTTTTTTTTGACAGTGACGCGACCTACGGGAAGAGCTGGGGAATGAAAGAATATATGGACAGAACAGGGACTCAGATGATCATCGCGGCGATAGAATGCAGCCACGGTGAGAACAACGAGAGGCTCTCGGAATACTCCCCTTTTGATTTTTCTGATCCGGGGCTTGGCCGTTTTAAAGGCCGTGGCAGGGAGACGATGGACTGGCTGGTAAATACATTTAAACCTGAGATCGACCGTACATACCGCACGATCCCAGACCGTGAGAATACCTGGATTGCGGGCAGTTCTATGGGCGGTCTGATGAGTCTTTACGCAGTCATGGAATACAATCACATATTTGCAGGAGCTGCCGCGCTGTCGCCGTCTGTGTGGGTAGCCCCGGCGAAATTGAGCCGCCTCGTCCGGGAGTCGAAGCTGTATCCACGGACCACCGTTTACATGGATTACGGTTCTGACGAAAACGGTTTTTATCCGAAGATCCAGACTCAGTTTGCAAAGATCGCATCGTCTCTCATGGAGCGCCGGGTCCTGGTTACAAGCCGGGTCGTACCGGGAGGAACTCACTGTGAAGCGTGCTGGGAGCGGCAGATTCCTTTTATGATAAGTACACTCCTGTATGGCAGGGACCAGGAAGGAGAGGCGGCACATGGAAACTAACTATCACAGATGGTACAGTCCAGCCTTAGAACGCGATATGGAGTGCAAGGTCTACGGCCATGCCGGGCGTCCGGTGCTCTTTATACCGTGTCAGGACGGTCGGTTTTATGATTTTGAGAATTACCATATGACAGATTCCTGGGCGCCCTGGATCGATTCCGGGGAGGTCATGGTGTTTGCAGTGGATACGGTGGATGGAGAGACCTGGTCGGACCATGTCAGAGATGCATATTGGCGTATCCGCCGCTATGAGCAGTGGATACGCTATATCACAGATGAGATCATTTCCTTTATTCATGACACTGTAAACCGGCATAACGGATGGAGCGGGCGTCCGGGGGTGTTGGCATTTGGATGCAGCCTGGGTGCGACCCATGCAGCCAACTTATATTTCCGCAGGCCGGATCTGTTTGACGGGGTTTTAGCGCTGAGTGGGATCTACAGTGCAGACTTTGGGTTTGACGGCTATATGGACGAGGTGGTTTATCAGAATTCCCCGGTCCACTGCCTGCCCAATATGCCGGAAGATCATCCCTATATTGGCCTGTACAATCAGAAGAAGGCGATTTTCTGTACAGGACAGGGACCATGGGAACAGCCGGAGGCGACCCGCCTGCTGGGGGATATCCTGGAGCGCAAGCGCATATCTGCGTGGGTCGATTACTGGGGGCATGACAGTGCCCATGACTGGTACTGGTGGCATCGGCAGGTGTCCTATTATGTACCGTATCTGCTGGGAAAAATGTAACGGAAAGAGAGGAAAAAGACATGAAAAATGTTGTATTTATATCGCCGAATTTCCCGACCAATTACTGGCAGTTCTGCCGGGAATTAAAGAAAAACGGGATGAATGTGCTGGGGATCGGAGACCAGCCATATGAGGAGCTGGACGAGAACCTGAAAGCAAACCTGCACGAATATTATAAGGTGGGGAACCTGGAAAATTACGATGAGGTATATCGCGGAGTGGCGTTTTTGATTTTTAAATACGGTCATATAGACTGGCTGGAATCCAACAATGAATATTGGCTGGAACGGGATGCAAGGCTGCGTACGGAGTACCATATTACCAGTGGATTCCAGACGGAGGATATACCCCGGATCAAGTTTAAGTCCCGCATGAAGGAGTATTATAAGATGGCGGGCATCCCCACGGCACGATACCATATGGTCGGGGATGTGGATGGCTGCCGGGAATTTATCCGCCAGGTGGGATATCCTGTGGTGGTGAAGCCGGACAATGGAGTGGGGGCGTCCCATACCTACAAGCTGAAGAATGAGGAAGATCTGGAGCGTTTCTTTATAAAACGTGAAGCTGACGTGCCTTATATTATGGAGGAATTCATCTATGCGGAGGTCAACTCCTACGATGCGGTCATCGATTCCCAGGGGGAGCCGATGTTTGAGACCGGCAATGTAACGCCCATGTCCATTATGGATATCGTGAACCACAATGACAATTCTATTTATTATATCTTAAAAGAGCTTCCGCGGGATACGAGACAGGCGGGGCGCGCTACAGTCAAAAGCTTTGGTGTCAAAAGCCGTTTTGTGCATTTTGAGTTTTTCCGCCTGACCAGGGATCAGGTGGGGCTTGGAAAGAAGGGGGATCTGGTGGCGCTGGAGGTGAACATGCGTCCATGCGGCGGATTTACGCCGGATATGATCGACTTTGCCCACGAAACGGACGTATATAAGATCTGGGCAGATATGATCGCTTTTGACAAGACAGAGATGCCGGAGGGGAAGCATAATTACTGCGCATTTGCAGGACGGCGGGACGGTAAGAATTTCACATACAGCCACGAGGAGATCCTGAGGCGCTACAGTGCACAGATCAAAATGTCACAGCGCCTGCCGGATGTCCTCGCGACTGCCATGGGCAATCAGATGTATGTGGCCCTTTTCCCTGAGAGAGAAGAGATGGACCAGTTTTACAGTGATGTGTTGCAGTGTGAGCCGAACGTGCTGCCGGATTAATCCGCCATCACGATTTTGCCGGTCTTATGTATTTCCTTTTCCGGAGCCGGTGCCGGATAACCCAGGGCAGCGATGCCGTAGACGACGTGGCTGTCCGGTACGCCCCACTCCTTTAGGAGAGCGCGGGCAGCAGGCGCATCACAGATGTCCCGGATCTGATTGATCCATACAGAACCGATCCCAAAAGAGTGGGCAGCCAGGAAGATATTTTCCAGAGCGCAGGCATTGTCCTCCTTGCCGAAACGGCTGTCTCTCTCGTTGGACGGGATAATGATGACTTCCGGTGCATACATGTCGTAGCCGGGGCGGTTTAGTTCTTTTTCCACCACAGCCGCCAGCTTCTGGATCTTCTCGCGGTCGGTCACGACTGTGAACTGCCAGGTCTGGCGTCCCATGCCGCTGGGGGCATAGACAGCCGCCTGTAAGATCTGGTCCAGCTCATCCGCAGGAATCGCCTTTTTCTCAAATGCACGCACGCTTCTTCTTGTCAGCAGATTTTCCATAACTGAATTCATAGCAAAGCCTCCTTATAATGAAAAATAGATATTACAGTTCATCGGGTTCTTCAAAGTCGCAGATGCCGTCACCATCCAGGTCCACATGACCATGTCCCCCGCTGCCGTAGAATTCCTTGCCTACCACGTTGCGCTTCTGACGGCTGTCCTCCACCGCATTGGAGATGAGGGTCCGGACTCCAAAGGGATTGATGATATTCTTGAGGACGATCTCTGGTGAAGTATCGACTTTTGTTTTTAAGATAATGTCCCCGGTCCCAAAGATCTTGCCGGCAAGAGACTGCCTGCAGGTCAAGTCGACGATGCGGTATAAAAGCGTCTCCTCCATCTGGGTATTCAAAAGTCCTGTTTTTATCATCAGACGGTCGTTTTCAATAAAATAGGATGTAAAGCTGATGGGAAACCAGAGATGGTGCTTTCTGTCCTTCCACAATATGGTGTCGCCCTGCTGCGCCATGATGTTACCTCCTTCATAATGGAATTATTATTTATTACTTTATCACGATATGCAGAGATTGTAAATTAAAATGATCTTTAGAGGTTAATAGGGATGGAAGTGGAACAACCGGGAAACTTGTGATATGATAGGGGGCGGAGAAAGAGAAAGGTACAATGGCTTATGAAAATTTATTTTGCACCGATGGAGGGCATCACTGGATATGTGTACCGGAATGCGCACCATCAGTATTTTGACCATGTGGATCAATATTTCACACCGTTTATCACACCAAACCAGACCAGGAAACTGACATCCAGGGAGTTAAATGATGTGATGCCGGAGCATAACCGGGAGGTGCCGGTGGTGCCCCAGATATTGACTAATAAGGCGGAGGATTTTGTATGGGCTGCTGGAAAGCTTAAGGAGTTTGGTTACCGGGAAGTTAACTTGAATCTGGGCTGTCCATCGGGGACGGTGGTGTCCAAAAACCGAGGGTCCGGGTTCCTGGCCTGGCCGGTGGCGCTGGACCGTTTCCTGAGGGAGGTAAGCCAGGGGCTGGAACAGGCAGGGATGAAGCTTTCTGTTAAGACACGCATTGGCAAGGACGATCCGGAGGAATTTGAGGATCTCTTAAAAATATTTAACCGCTATCCGATGGAATCGCTGATCATCCATCCAAGGATACAGACGGATTTCTATAAAAACCATCCAAATATGGAGGTGTTCCGGATGGCTGTAAAGGAGAGTGTGAACCCGGTATGCTATAACGGGGATCTGTTCTCGGTACAGGATGTGGAGGAATTCAGGCGTCAGTTCCCCACGGTGGAAGCTCTGATGCTTGGCAGGGGCATCCTTACAAACCCTGCGCTGCCATCCATGCTCTGCGGGGGCGGTACATCGCCTGCATCTGTTTTGGATAAACAGCGCCTGAAGGCCTTTCATGACGCAGTCCTTTTCGGATACCGCCAGGCGATCCAGGGGGATAAAAATGTCCTGTTCAAGATGAAGGAGCTCTGGTTTTATCTAAGCGATGCCTTTGAGGACAGTAAAAAACCTGTAAAGAGGATCAAGAAGTCCCAGTGCATGGAGGACTACCAGACAGAGGTGGACAGCCTGTTTGCTTCCTGCAGCCTGTCTGCGCCTCCGGTTTTCCATGGATGAAATCGGACTGTAAAATTTCTTCTTTCCGGTGAAACTTTTTGATGGTTTCCTGCGTCTAATAGGTGTAACTGAAAAACAAAAAGGAGGAAACCGGTGGTGCGGCAGCCAATGGAGCGGGCGGCAGAATCACTGCTGATCCGCAATTACGAGAGGTATTACCGTCTGGCATATGCTTATGTGAAGACGGAGGAGGACGCCCTGGATGTGGTCCAGGAAAGCGCTTATAAGGTCATGTCAAACTGCAGAAAGGTGAAGCAGGCGGAATATCTGGAAACCTGGATTTACCGGATCGTTCTCAACACGGCAAAGGATATGCTCAGGAAGCGTATGCCGGTGCTGCCTCTGGATTTAGAAGCAGAAAACCGGCTTGCGGGATATGAGGATACTTATGCGGATTTAGATCTCGAGGAGGCGCTTGACCGTCTGGAGGAGAGCGAGAAAACTATCGTGCTTTTGAGATTTTTCGAAGACAGGACGCTGGATGAGATCGCCAGGACTACAGATATGAATGTCAGTACGGTCAAATCACGGCTGTATAGGGCGTTAAAGAAGCTAAAGGTCGCATTGGAAGTGTAAAGGAGAGAGCAGGATGAACGATAACGGCATGAAAAGTCATGACAGGGATCATAATATGGAAACAGGGCCAGAACAGGAAACGATGGACCGCCTGAGGGCAGAGTACGAGGAGATCTCTGTTCCAGAGGAGGCGCGGCTCCGGGTGCAGCAGGGTATCCGGCAGGCCAAAGCGGAGCGTGGCAGGAGGAGCGCAGTCAGATGGTTCCGCAATACCGGAACGGTGATGGTGGCGTCGCTGGCAGCGCTTATGGTGGTGGTGAACACCAGCCAGGCCGCGGCTCAGACCTTAGAGCAGATTCCGGTGCTGGGCAGCATTACCCGTGTGGTGACATTCCGGGATTATACGGACCAGAAAGAGCATTTTGAAGCAAAAGTGGAGGTACCGAAGGTGGAGCTTGAGCCTTCTGCCTCTGACAGCGGTATCAGCGAGGAGCTGAAGAAGAACTACGAGCTGACTAACGAGCAGATCGACGCATATGCACAGAAGTTCATCAATGACTATGAGGAGGCTTTGCGTGAATTCGGAGGCCAGGGCAATTATGCGCTGGAATCCTCATACAAAGTCCTGAGGGATGATGAGAAATACTTGTCCATCCGCATTGATACTACCGTGGTGATGGCAGGAGGCACCCAGTATGTGAAGATCTACAATATTGACAAAGGATCGGGAAAGGCAGTTTCCTTGAGCGAACTGTTTAAAGTCCCGCAGGAAGCGCTTGCAGCTGTCAGCGGAAACATTATGGAACAGATGAGAACGCAGATGCAGCAGGACACCGGTAAGAGCTATTTCCTGGACAGTGAGATGCCGGACCTGGATTTTAAAGGGCTGACCGGGGAGGAGAGTTATTATTTCAATGAAAACGGGGAGCTGGTCATCTGGTTTAATGAATATGATGTGGCCCCGGGATATATGGGAGCAGTAGAATTTACCATACCGGCGTCCGTGTTTTCCCAGTATCTTATGAATTGACCTTGAGTTTCCGCATTTAGCAGCGGCGGCGGGCGGCGGTTCGGATAAACTGGTTTTTGTTCCGGTTTCGGTCTTAAGAAGATGTAAGCCCTCAGAATTTTCTTAAAAACCTGCCAGTGGAAGGGGCAACTCGCTAACGCTCAGACAACCCCTTCCGCTGTCAGAACAGAAAATCCTGAGGGCTAACATCTTCTAAAGACCTGCAAAGTCACAAAAACCAGTTTATCCGAACCGCCGCTGCAAAATGCGGAAACTCAAGGAATTGACATATTTCTCCCATCCGTTATAATTAAACGTAGGAAAATGAGTAAGAAAAGGCAGGATGGGATATGTCGGTCAATGTTGTGGCGGTGGATAATGCGCCGGATCTGCTGGAAAAGATCACGGGAATCTTCCACGGTTTAGAGGACGTAACGCTGCTGGGCTGCTTTGAGGAGGCTGTTGCAGTGGTGGAATTTGTAAAAGAGAATCAGGTGGATATGGTATTTACAGACATTGTTATGCCGGATATCAGCGGCATCAGCCTGGCGTCAGAACTGCATAAGCTGCCTGACGCCCCGGCGGTGGTGCTGATGTCCAGTATTCCGGGTTTTTCCCTGGAAGCGTGGAAGATCCAGGCCTTTGGATTCCTGGAGAAACCTTACACCAGAGCGCAGGTTGCCCGGATGGTGAAAAAGTATCAGGAGCGTGAGAAGGATATGGAGTGGTGATCCTTTTCACGCTCAACAGTTTCAAAATCGAAAAAATAATAGAAACAGGAATAATAATCGATATTATTTTGTCAAATTTCCCAGTAGGAAGTTCTTTTTTTGCATGTTAAAATAGGACAGAGTGGAGATTGCTATAATATTAGGAGGAAACGAACATGAGTGATACCTTTATATCTGATTCTGTTTTATATATCGGCGTAAACGACCGGACCCTGGATCTGTTCGAAAGCCAGTACGTGATCCCCAATGGGGTTTCATACAATTCATATGTGATACTGGATGATCAGATCGCCGTGATGGATACGGTGGATTCCAGGGCGACGGAGCAGTGGTTTGCCAATCTGGAACAGGCTCTCGCCGGAGAACCGGTGAGCTATCTGGTGGTATCTCATATGGAGCCGGACCATGCGGCTAATATCAGCCGTTTCGTGGAACAGTACCCGGAGGCGAAGATCGTAGGCAACTCCAAGACCTTTGCCATGATCGACCAGTTTTTTGAGGTGGATTTAACGGGACGCAAGGTGGAGGTGAAGGAAGGAAGCACCCTAGAGCTTGGGCACCATACACTGCAGTTTTTCATGGCTCCCATGGTCCATTGGCCGGAGGTGATGGTGACTTATGAGCACAGCGAGGAGCTGCTGTTTTCCGCCGATGCTTTTGGCAAGTTTGGAGCGCTGGATACGGACGAAGGCTGGACGGAGGAGGCTGCCCGCTACTACTTGAATATTGTTGGAAAATACGGAATGCAGGTGCAGAGCCTGCTCAAAAAAACGGCTGCACTGGATATCAGTATGATCTGCCCGCTGCATGGCCCGATCCTGAAAGAAGATCTGGATTATTATTTTGGCAG
This portion of the Clostridium sp. AN503 genome encodes:
- a CDS encoding sigma-70 family RNA polymerase sigma factor, coding for MRQPMERAAESLLIRNYERYYRLAYAYVKTEEDALDVVQESAYKVMSNCRKVKQAEYLETWIYRIVLNTAKDMLRKRMPVLPLDLEAENRLAGYEDTYADLDLEEALDRLEESEKTIVLLRFFEDRTLDEIARTTDMNVSTVKSRLYRALKKLKVALEV
- a CDS encoding alpha/beta hydrolase-fold protein gives rise to the protein METNYHRWYSPALERDMECKVYGHAGRPVLFIPCQDGRFYDFENYHMTDSWAPWIDSGEVMVFAVDTVDGETWSDHVRDAYWRIRRYEQWIRYITDEIISFIHDTVNRHNGWSGRPGVLAFGCSLGATHAANLYFRRPDLFDGVLALSGIYSADFGFDGYMDEVVYQNSPVHCLPNMPEDHPYIGLYNQKKAIFCTGQGPWEQPEATRLLGDILERKRISAWVDYWGHDSAHDWYWWHRQVSYYVPYLLGKM
- a CDS encoding nitroreductase, with amino-acid sequence MNSVMENLLTRRSVRAFEKKAIPADELDQILQAAVYAPSGMGRQTWQFTVVTDREKIQKLAAVVEKELNRPGYDMYAPEVIIIPSNERDSRFGKEDNACALENIFLAAHSFGIGSVWINQIRDICDAPAARALLKEWGVPDSHVVYGIAALGYPAPAPEKEIHKTGKIVMAD
- a CDS encoding FprA family A-type flavoprotein; its protein translation is MSDTFISDSVLYIGVNDRTLDLFESQYVIPNGVSYNSYVILDDQIAVMDTVDSRATEQWFANLEQALAGEPVSYLVVSHMEPDHAANISRFVEQYPEAKIVGNSKTFAMIDQFFEVDLTGRKVEVKEGSTLELGHHTLQFFMAPMVHWPEVMVTYEHSEELLFSADAFGKFGALDTDEGWTEEAARYYLNIVGKYGMQVQSLLKKTAALDISMICPLHGPILKEDLDYYFGRYQAWSTYQPEEHGVLVAYASIHGNTAEAARQLAGLLEDRGETHVEVLDLSRTDMSLAVRKAFYYDRMVLAAATYDGGIFPCMEEFLLHLKSKNYQKRTVGLMENGSWAPLANRVMRGLLESMKEIQVADTMVTVKSAVHAEAASAMEQLADELASGRGEQAPSRRQEV
- a CDS encoding RsiV family protein, which translates into the protein MNDNGMKSHDRDHNMETGPEQETMDRLRAEYEEISVPEEARLRVQQGIRQAKAERGRRSAVRWFRNTGTVMVASLAALMVVVNTSQAAAQTLEQIPVLGSITRVVTFRDYTDQKEHFEAKVEVPKVELEPSASDSGISEELKKNYELTNEQIDAYAQKFINDYEEALREFGGQGNYALESSYKVLRDDEKYLSIRIDTTVVMAGGTQYVKIYNIDKGSGKAVSLSELFKVPQEALAAVSGNIMEQMRTQMQQDTGKSYFLDSEMPDLDFKGLTGEESYYFNENGELVIWFNEYDVAPGYMGAVEFTIPASVFSQYLMN
- a CDS encoding PH domain-containing protein; translation: MAQQGDTILWKDRKHHLWFPISFTSYFIENDRLMIKTGLLNTQMEETLLYRIVDLTCRQSLAGKIFGTGDIILKTKVDTSPEIVLKNIINPFGVRTLISNAVEDSRQKRNVVGKEFYGSGGHGHVDLDGDGICDFEEPDEL
- a CDS encoding tRNA-dihydrouridine synthase family protein — encoded protein: MKIYFAPMEGITGYVYRNAHHQYFDHVDQYFTPFITPNQTRKLTSRELNDVMPEHNREVPVVPQILTNKAEDFVWAAGKLKEFGYREVNLNLGCPSGTVVSKNRGSGFLAWPVALDRFLREVSQGLEQAGMKLSVKTRIGKDDPEEFEDLLKIFNRYPMESLIIHPRIQTDFYKNHPNMEVFRMAVKESVNPVCYNGDLFSVQDVEEFRRQFPTVEALMLGRGILTNPALPSMLCGGGTSPASVLDKQRLKAFHDAVLFGYRQAIQGDKNVLFKMKELWFYLSDAFEDSKKPVKRIKKSQCMEDYQTEVDSLFASCSLSAPPVFHG
- a CDS encoding carbamoylphosphate synthase large subunit, with translation MKNVVFISPNFPTNYWQFCRELKKNGMNVLGIGDQPYEELDENLKANLHEYYKVGNLENYDEVYRGVAFLIFKYGHIDWLESNNEYWLERDARLRTEYHITSGFQTEDIPRIKFKSRMKEYYKMAGIPTARYHMVGDVDGCREFIRQVGYPVVVKPDNGVGASHTYKLKNEEDLERFFIKREADVPYIMEEFIYAEVNSYDAVIDSQGEPMFETGNVTPMSIMDIVNHNDNSIYYILKELPRDTRQAGRATVKSFGVKSRFVHFEFFRLTRDQVGLGKKGDLVALEVNMRPCGGFTPDMIDFAHETDVYKIWADMIAFDKTEMPEGKHNYCAFAGRRDGKNFTYSHEEILRRYSAQIKMSQRLPDVLATAMGNQMYVALFPEREEMDQFYSDVLQCEPNVLPD
- a CDS encoding response regulator, with product MSVNVVAVDNAPDLLEKITGIFHGLEDVTLLGCFEEAVAVVEFVKENQVDMVFTDIVMPDISGISLASELHKLPDAPAVVLMSSIPGFSLEAWKIQAFGFLEKPYTRAQVARMVKKYQEREKDMEW
- a CDS encoding alpha/beta hydrolase-fold protein; this encodes MIKKWNITYPAHTGEEQRGVYLYLPESYDFDSGRRYPVLYMFDGHNVFFDSDATYGKSWGMKEYMDRTGTQMIIAAIECSHGENNERLSEYSPFDFSDPGLGRFKGRGRETMDWLVNTFKPEIDRTYRTIPDRENTWIAGSSMGGLMSLYAVMEYNHIFAGAAALSPSVWVAPAKLSRLVRESKLYPRTTVYMDYGSDENGFYPKIQTQFAKIASSLMERRVLVTSRVVPGGTHCEACWERQIPFMISTLLYGRDQEGEAAHGN